Below is a window of Paraburkholderia kururiensis DNA.
GCCGGTCAACGCGGGATGGAGAAAAAAGTGAAAGCAAGAAATCTGTTCGGAGTGCGCTTCAAAACGGTCGCACTGGCGCTCACCGCCACGCTCTGCGCGGGCGCCCATGCCGAGCCCGAAGTCGTCAACGTCTACAACTGGGGCAACTCTATCGGCAAGGAAACCGTTGCCAACTTCGAGAAGGCGACCGGCATCCACGTGGTCTATCAGGAGTTCGACAGCAACGAAACGCTGCAGGCGAAGCTGCTCTCGGGCAACTCCGGTTACGACGTGGTGGTGCCGTCCGACGCGTTCTGGGCGAAGCAGTTGCAGGCCGGCGTCTATCGTCCCATCGATCGAACGAAGCTGCCCAACTCCACGCTGCTCGACCCCAGGCTCATGGCCATGCTCACCGCGGCCGACCCTGGCAACCGCTACGGCATTCCCTGGACGTGGGGTACGGACGGCCTCGGCATCAACGTGGAGCGCGTAAAGGCGGCGCTCGGCAAAGACGCGCCGCTCGACAGCCTCGCGCTGCTGTTCGATCCGGCCAATGCCGCGAAGCTCAAGCACTGCGGCATCTCGCTGCTCGATTCGCCGCGCGACATGTTCGGCGCCGCGCTCATGTACATGCACCGCGACCCGAACAGCACCAATCCGCGCGACTACCAGGATGCACTCGCAGTACTCAAGGCGATTCGCCCTTACGTCTCGCAGTTCAGCACCGGCAGCTACATCTCGGACCTCTCGGGCGGCGACGTATGCATTGCGTTCGGCTGGTCCGGCGACGTCAATGTCGCACGGCGCGCCGCGCTCGACTCGCATCGCACGTACCACATCCAGTACGTGCTACCAAAGGAAGGCAGCCCCATCTGGTTCGACGTGATGGCCATTCCGAAAGACGCGCCGCATCCCGAGGCCGCGCTCAAGTGGATCAACTTCGTGATCTCCGAGCAGGAGAGCGCGAACCTGACCAACGACACGTCGTATCCCACCGCCGTGCCGTCCGCGAACCGACTCGTGCCGCACGAGGTATTGGCCGACCCCGCCGTGTTCCCCACGGCAGAGCGGTTTGCGCAGCTGCAACCGGTCAAGCCGCTGCCCACGGAACTCAACCGCCTCATCACGCGGCTCTGGCAGCAGTACAAGGCCGACTAGCGACGCTCGCCTGACCCGAGGCGCCTCGCGCTGACAACACGACAAACAGCGCCTCAGCCACTTCCGCTTCCCCGCCTTCCCTTTGCCGCTTGCGCCAGCACGCGGCCAGGGCTGGCTCGTCTCGACGGTTCGCTTTTACGGTTCATTTCTACGGGACTTCTTACCGTGAAACTCAAGGCAATGGCACTCATGGCCGCCCTCGCGTTCGAGGGCACGGCATACGCGGCGGGCACAGGCAACGCCGCCGGCAAGGCAGACAAGCTCGACGCGGCGCTCAGCGCATTGCGCGCACAGATCGCCGAACTACAGGCCGAGGTGAAAACGCTCAAGGCCGAGCAGCGCGCGAGCCAATCGAGGCCGAATACGCACGGCGAGGCTGCGGCAACGGCGGAGGCGCCTGCGGCTTCGGCAAACGCAGCGCCCGCAGCGGGACAGCCCGCACCGCTCTCCTCCGAATCCGCCGCCATGCTCACGAACGACGACGTGCGACAGATGCGCGAGCAGGTCAACAACCTCTCGCTGAAAACCGACGCGCTCGAAGACGCCGCCACGCACGGTCCCATCGCCGGGCTGAGCGTGACGGGCTACATCGACCCGGTCTACCTCTACAACCGTGCGCGCGGCGCAGGCAGCTTCCAGTTCCTGAACCACAACGCGGGCGTCTACGACTACTACGAAAGCACGATCGGCGACGTCTATCTCGACATCAAGAAGACCTTCGGCGTGGGGCCGCTCGCGCCTGCCGCGGAACTCGTGATCGAGCCGAATCGCGGTGCCGGCAATGGCCTCACCAACGAGCGCGGCGGCGTGGGCAACAACATCGTGACGCAGGCCGACGCCACCGTGCCGCTCAATTCGCTCACCACGCTCGTGGCGGGCCTCGTGCCGAGCCCCATCGGTTACGAGTTCCAGCCGTCGAACCAGATGGTCACGCTCACGCATAACCTGCTGTTCGACTTCAGCGAGCCCGGCAGCATTCTCGGCGTGGGCGTAAAGGGCAACAACGCCACCATGACGCGCTTCTGGCAAGTGTTCATCGCCAACGAACAGTTGCACACGGCGGGCACCGTGGCATCCGGCCCGAACAACACGTCGCACAGCAACTGGCTGCCTTCGCTCGTGGTGCGCTACGACAGCGTGCCGTCCACGGCGCTCGACATCGGCGTGGCCGGCATGTACGGCCGCAGCACGCTGCTCTCGCCGTGCGCGAGCGGCTACGGCTACCAATGCTCCTCGTCGTCGCCGTTCGGGATGATGCGTTACATCGAAACCGATCTCACCTACACGCGCGACAAGCTGCAACTCAACGCGCAGCTCGACTACGGCGAGCAGCAAAAGGGCGCATGGAACGGCGGCACCGCGCGCTGGTACGGCTTGTCGCTACAGGGCCACCGCAAGTGGACGAGCGCGTGGCTGGGCCACATGGGCGCGACGCTGCGCTTCGACTATCTCGACAACTCCGCCAACGGCGGCGGCGCGCCGAACATTGCGTACGGGCTCTCCGGGTCCGTGCCGTCCGTGAACCCGACGAGCGGCTTCGGCCTCGACCCGGCGTGCTGGCGCGCCTCCACGACAAACGGCACGGAGTGCAAGGGTGCGCGCCGCTACGACCTCACCGCGGACCTGCTGTTCTACCCCACCGATCAGATCACCGTGAAGCTCGAATACCGTCACGACCAGGCCAACCACCCCGTGTTCCTGATGAACGACGGCAGCTATTCACGCAGCAACGATCTGCTCGCCGCGCAGTTTCTCTATTCGTTCTGATTTGCCCCGAGTGCCACTGCTTATGACCTTCGTTTCCGAACTCGACGCCACAGGCTCCCGCTATCGCGATCACACCTTCTACAACGCCGCCGTCTACACGGGCGGCACCCATCCGCGCTACGTGGACTGCATGGTGACGCGCGCGGGCCGCGTGGCCTGGGTGGGCGAGCATGCGCAGTTGCCCGACGCGTTTCGCGGCGGCGCGGCCACCGACCTGCGCGGCCGCATGGTGGTGCCGTCTTTCACGGATTCGCATGCGCATCCGGTAGATGGTTTCCAGCTGACCTGCGACGCCGACCTGGGCGGCATCCAGACCTTCGACGGCATCCGCGCAGCCGTGCAGCATTGCGCGCAGACGCATCCGCAACGCGCGTGGGTGGCGGCGGGCAACGTCGTGCTGGAAGTGCTCGGCGAGCAATCGAACCGTGAAGCGCTGGACGCGATGGTGCCCGACCGTCCGTTGCTGCTGATCAGCTACGACGTGCATTCCGGTTGCCTCAACACGGCGGCGCTGCGCCTGCTCGGCATCGACGCTTCGACGCCGGACCCCGAGGGCGGCATCTATGGTCGCGCCGCAAACGGCGAGCCGAATGGACTCGTGCATGAAGCCGCGCTGTACCGGCTCTTCCCGCATCTGCCCCAAATGAGTCCGGTGGAATCCGCAGCGGCATTGCGCAAGGCATTGCAGCAGGCGCATCGCTTCGGCGTGACAGGATGGTTCGACGCGATGGTGGGTCAACGTCTCGTCGACGCTTATAAGCGTGCCGACGACGCTGGCGAACTGCTCGCGCACGTGAGCCTCGGCCTGCTCGTGTCGCCCACGCTGGCACTCGCGCCGCAGATCGAGAAGATGCAGCACTGGCGTGCGTCCTGCTCAACGGACCGCGTGCGCGCCCACACCGCGAAGATCTTCATCGATGGCGTGCTGGAAAGCCATACCGCGGCGCTGCTCGAGCCCTACGCCGACGTACCGCACGCAGGCGAAGCGCATTGGGCGCCCGCGCAGTTGCGCGAAGCGGTGTTCGCCGCCGACGCAGCGGGCTTCGATCTGCACTTCCACACGGTGGGCGACCGCGCGGTGCGTATGGCGCTCGACGCACTCGATGCGCTCAATCGGGAGCGCGGCCCAGCCCATCTGCGCGACCGTCGCGCGCAGCTCGCACACGTGCAGTTGATCGATCCAGACGACGTGCCGCGCTTTCGCGAGACGGGCGCGATTGCGTCCATCCAGGCCGTCTGGGCCAACATGGAGCCCGCGTTGCGGCAGCTTTATACATCGCTGCTCGGCGATGCGCGCATGGAGCGCCAGTACGTGTTCGCGGAATTGCAGCGCGCGGGGGCGATGCTCTCAGGCGGTTCGGACTGGCCAGTCTCCACGCAGAATCCGCTCGTGGCCTTCGAAAGCGCCATGCGGCGCGCAAGCATCGGCGACTCGCAAGCCGCCGCGCTTCTGCCTGATCAGTGCGTCGACCTCGAGACGATGTTGCAGGCCCACACGTACCACGCGGCGTTCAGCCTGCGTGTGGACGACGCGCTCGGCACGCTGGCCGCGGGGCGGCCGGCGTCGTTTGCGGTGCTGGAACACGACCTGCGCACGGTGGCGCCGCACGAAGTCGCGCAGGTTGAAGTGGCGATGACGGTGTTCGAAGGCGAAGCCGTTTACGGCGCACTGCCTACATGATCGCCCCCAACTGCCACGGCACGAACTCGTTCTGTCCGTACCCGTGCAGTTCGCTCTTCGTGCGCTGGCCGGAGGCCGTCGCGAGCATCAGCCGGAAGATTTCTTCGCCGGCCTGATCGACGGTCTGTTCGCCGTCCAGAATGCGGCCGCAGTTCACGTCGATGTCCTCTTCCTGGCGCTGCCACAGCGTGCTGTTGGTGCCCAGTTTCAGCGAGGGCGACGGCGCGCATCCATAGGCCGAGCCGCGTCCGGTCGTAAAGCAGATGAGGTTCGCGCCGCCCGCCACCTGGCCCGTGGCGGAGACGGGGTCGTAGCCCGGCGTGTCCATGAACACGAGGCCATGCGCACGCACGGCTTCCGCGTATTCGTAGGTTTCGACCAGCCGCGTCGTGCCGCCCTTGGCCACGGCGCCCAACGACTTTTCGAGGATCGTGGTGAGCCCGCCCGCCTTGTTGCCCGCCGACGGATTGTTGTTCATGTTCGCGTTGAGCCGCGCGCAATACGCTTCCCACCAGCGCACGCGCGTAATCAGCTTCTTGCCGACTTCGCGCGAGATGGCGCGGCGCGTGAGCAGATGCTCGGCACCGTAGATTTCCGGTGTCTCCGAAAGAATGGCCGTGCCGCCGTGCGCGACGAGCCGGTCCACAGCCGCGCCCAACGCGGGGTTCGCCGTGATGCCCGAATAGCCGTCTGAGCCGCCGCATTGCAGGCCCACCATCAGATGCTTCGCCTCCACGGGCTCGCGCGTCACGCGGTTCGCATCCGCGAGCAGCGCCTGCACCTGTTCGATGCCCGCCGCCACGGTGCGCGCCGTGCCACCCGTCTGCTGGATGGTCAGCGTGCGCAGCCGTGCGCCGCGCTCCAGATGCTCGGACGCGACGAGCCCGTCGATCTGGTTCGTCTCGCAGCCCAGTCCTACGATCAGCACCGCGTAGAAGTTCGGATGCCGCGCGTAGCCGGCCAGCGTGCGGCGCAGTACGACGAGCGGCTCGCCTTCGGCGTCCAGCGCGCAGCCCTGGCCGTGCGTGAGCGCCACCACGCCGTCCACGTTCGGATAGCGTTCGAGCGCTTCGGGATGAATGTCGCGGCGGAAGTGGTCGGCAATGGCGCGCGCCACCGTGGCCGAGCAGTTCACAGAAGTCAGGATACCGATGTAATTGCGCGTGGCCACACGGCCGTCGTCGCGACGAATGCCGAGGAACGTGGCGGGTTGCGCGGCCATCGCGGTTTCGTGCGCTTCTTCGCCGTAAGCGTAGTCGCGCTCGAAGTTGCCCATCGAAAGGTTGTGCGTGTGCACGTGTTCGCCGCGGCGAATCGGCTTGCTCGCGAAGCCGATGATCTGGCCGTAGCGGCGCACCGGCGCGCCCGCGCTCACGTCGCGCAGCGCGACCTTGTGGCCCGGCGGAATCAGCCCCGCCACGTTGCCGTCGTCGTCCAGCCGCGTGCCGGGCATCAGTTGTTCGCGCGCAATCGCCACGTCGTCGCGTGCGTCGAGCAGAATCAGCGCCTTCGACAGATTGCGAGGCGCAGCCATTTCAGAGGTCGTCATGACCGGTCTCCATAAGTCGCCGCGCCGCGCACGCCGACATAAAGCGAATACAGCGACGTGCTCGCCGCAATGAACAGGCGGTTGCGATTCGGGCCGCCGAACACGAGGTTCGCTACCGTTTCGGGCACGAAAATCTTGCCGAGCAGCGTGCCGTCCGGCGCGTAGCAATGAATGCCGTCCTCTGCGCTGGTCCAGACGTTGCCGTGCTCGTCCACGCGCATGCCGTCGGGCACGCCGGGCGCCACGTCGACGAAGACGCGCCCATTGCGTAGCGTGCCGTGCGCGTCCACGTCGAATACGCGAATGTGATGCGGGCCGCCTTCGATATGCGACGAACCCGAATCCGCCACATAGAGCCGCGTTTCGTCGGGCGAGAACGCGAGGCCGTTGGGCTTGGCGAAGTCGTCGGCAACGGGCGTCACCGCGCCGTTGTCGGGCGACACGCGATACACGTTGCAGTTGCCGATCTCACTTGGCGCGCGGTAGCCCTCGTAGTCGCTCAGAATGCCGTAGTCCGGGTCGGTGAACCATATCGAGCCGTCCGAGCGCACGATCACGTCGTTCGGCGAATTGAGCCGCTTGCCTTCGTAGCGGTCCGCAATCACGGTGATGCGACCGTCGTGCTCGGTACGCGTGACGCGCCGCGTACCGTGCTCGCAGGTGACGAGGCGGCCTTCGCGGTCCAGCGTGTTGCCGTTGCTGAAGTTGGAGCATGCGCGAAACACGCCCACGCCTGCGCCGGGCACCCAGCGCAGCATGCGGTTGTTCGGAATGTCGCTCCACGCGAGGAATTCGGCCGCGGGAAACCAGACCGGCCCTTCGGCCCACATGCAGCCGCCCGCGAGTTTTTCGAACTGCGCGTTCGGTTGCAGTAGCGCCCGGAAGCGGGCGTCGTGGACTTCATATTCGTTGGGTTGCATGGTTGGACCCTCGTTCTGTCGTTCTATAGCCAAGGCAGGACTGCGTGCAAAAGATGGCGGCTAACGTGCGGGCCGGCCGCCCGCCAGCGCCACCACCGCGATGATCAGCAGCCCGTAGACCACCGAGCGCACGCCGGCACCGGCGCCCAGCGCATTGAGCATGGCGTTGGTGAGGAACAGGAACATCGAGGCGCCCCACACGCCCGCCACGGATGCGCGGCCGCCCGTCACGAGTGTGCCGCCGATCACCACCACCGCGACCGAAATCAGCATGTACTCCACGCCCATGTCGAGCGCCGCGCCGCCCGACACGGCCGCCAGCAGCAGCCCCGTGAGCGCGGCGAACGTGGCGCACAACACGTACGTGAGGCAGCGCACGCGCTCCACCTTCACGCCCGCAAGCCAGGCCGCGCGCGCGTTTTGCCCGAGCGCCGAGAGGCTGCGGCCGAACACCGTGCGATAGAGCAACAGCGCGAGCACGATCGAAACCGCGAGCACGAGCCACGCGATATCCGGCAAGCCGACGAAGCGATCGTGCGAGAACGCCTGCAGCGCGGGCGGCGGAGGCGGCATGCCGCGGCTTTGCGTGATTGCCACCGACTGCACGATGAAGCTCGACGAGAGCGTCGCGATGATGGGCGGAATGCGCAGCAAGCGGATCAGCAGATAGTTCGCAAGACCGATCAGCACGCCCACGGCAAGCGCCACGCCGATGCCCGCCGCGATCATGCTGTCCTGGCTCTTCATGACCTGCACGCCCACCACGCCGCTCAACGCGATGGCCGACGGAATCGAAAGATCGACGTTGCCGGGCCCCGCCGTGATGACGAGCATCTGCCCGAGGCCCACGAACACCATGAAGATGGCGAACACGAGCGCCGTCTGCACGACGTTGCCTGCAATGCCGAAGCCGAACACGCCCGCGGTGACGAGCCACACGAGCACCGCGCCCACCACGGACCAGAGCCACGGCGCCTGCGAAGGCCTGAAGCGCGCAGCAAGCTGCGAGAGCGGCGTGCCCGCACTGGGCTCATGGCGTTCGTGCTGATGAACGGCGGGCACGGCCTTCACCTCGCGGCGGGTTTCGTGGGCGCCGCTCATTGCTCGCCTCCCCGTTGTTGCAGCAGCACGCGCAACGAGAGCACGACGATCAGAATCGCGCCCTGCACGGCGATCTGCCAGTCCGACGACACGTTGAGAAAGGCGAGGAACGACGCCGCGAGCGTGAGTGTCACGGCCCCCAGCACCGCGCCGATCACGGACACGCGACCGCCCACGAATTCGCCGCCGCCGAGGATCACGGCGGCAATGGACATCAGCGTGTAGCGCAACGCGAGGTTCGCATCGGCCGACGTGGTGAGCCCGAGCAGACACAGCCCCGAAAGCACGCCGAAGAGCGCCGCCACCGCATAGAGCGTGGCCTTGCTGCGCACGAGCGACCAGCCGAAGCGGCTCATGGCGCGCGGATTGCCGCCCGCGCCGCGCAAACGCACGCCCACCGAAGAACGCATCAGGAGCAGATGCCCCACCACGGCAATCACCGTGGACCACAGAATGGGCGCGGCAACGAGCGGCGTCTGGTAGCC
It encodes the following:
- a CDS encoding amidohydrolase; translation: MTFVSELDATGSRYRDHTFYNAAVYTGGTHPRYVDCMVTRAGRVAWVGEHAQLPDAFRGGAATDLRGRMVVPSFTDSHAHPVDGFQLTCDADLGGIQTFDGIRAAVQHCAQTHPQRAWVAAGNVVLEVLGEQSNREALDAMVPDRPLLLISYDVHSGCLNTAALRLLGIDASTPDPEGGIYGRAANGEPNGLVHEAALYRLFPHLPQMSPVESAAALRKALQQAHRFGVTGWFDAMVGQRLVDAYKRADDAGELLAHVSLGLLVSPTLALAPQIEKMQHWRASCSTDRVRAHTAKIFIDGVLESHTAALLEPYADVPHAGEAHWAPAQLREAVFAADAAGFDLHFHTVGDRAVRMALDALDALNRERGPAHLRDRRAQLAHVQLIDPDDVPRFRETGAIASIQAVWANMEPALRQLYTSLLGDARMERQYVFAELQRAGAMLSGGSDWPVSTQNPLVAFESAMRRASIGDSQAAALLPDQCVDLETMLQAHTYHAAFSLRVDDALGTLAAGRPASFAVLEHDLRTVAPHEVAQVEVAMTVFEGEAVYGALPT
- a CDS encoding ABC transporter permease; the protein is MSGAHETRREVKAVPAVHQHERHEPSAGTPLSQLAARFRPSQAPWLWSVVGAVLVWLVTAGVFGFGIAGNVVQTALVFAIFMVFVGLGQMLVITAGPGNVDLSIPSAIALSGVVGVQVMKSQDSMIAAGIGVALAVGVLIGLANYLLIRLLRIPPIIATLSSSFIVQSVAITQSRGMPPPPPALQAFSHDRFVGLPDIAWLVLAVSIVLALLLYRTVFGRSLSALGQNARAAWLAGVKVERVRCLTYVLCATFAALTGLLLAAVSGGAALDMGVEYMLISVAVVVIGGTLVTGGRASVAGVWGASMFLFLTNAMLNALGAGAGVRSVVYGLLIIAVVALAGGRPAR
- a CDS encoding polyamine ABC transporter substrate-binding protein: MEKKVKARNLFGVRFKTVALALTATLCAGAHAEPEVVNVYNWGNSIGKETVANFEKATGIHVVYQEFDSNETLQAKLLSGNSGYDVVVPSDAFWAKQLQAGVYRPIDRTKLPNSTLLDPRLMAMLTAADPGNRYGIPWTWGTDGLGINVERVKAALGKDAPLDSLALLFDPANAAKLKHCGISLLDSPRDMFGAALMYMHRDPNSTNPRDYQDALAVLKAIRPYVSQFSTGSYISDLSGGDVCIAFGWSGDVNVARRAALDSHRTYHIQYVLPKEGSPIWFDVMAIPKDAPHPEAALKWINFVISEQESANLTNDTSYPTAVPSANRLVPHEVLADPAVFPTAERFAQLQPVKPLPTELNRLITRLWQQYKAD
- a CDS encoding ABC transporter permease gives rise to the protein MTLTLDRARLRALLPAFSLVAVLVPIFFLQPATFSYFGLGLLLNLAVPLVLATLAQLAIITANDLDLSIGPFVSLVACIGATLLVNQPLVGVAALAGCVVLYAAVGALVEMRQIPSIVVTLGLSFVWNGLAVLLLPSPGGTSPAWISSVMGYQTPLVAAPILWSTVIAVVGHLLLMRSSVGVRLRGAGGNPRAMSRFGWSLVRSKATLYAVAALFGVLSGLCLLGLTTSADANLALRYTLMSIAAVILGGGEFVGGRVSVIGAVLGAVTLTLAASFLAFLNVSSDWQIAVQGAILIVVLSLRVLLQQRGGEQ
- a CDS encoding altronate dehydratase family protein, which codes for MTTSEMAAPRNLSKALILLDARDDVAIAREQLMPGTRLDDDGNVAGLIPPGHKVALRDVSAGAPVRRYGQIIGFASKPIRRGEHVHTHNLSMGNFERDYAYGEEAHETAMAAQPATFLGIRRDDGRVATRNYIGILTSVNCSATVARAIADHFRRDIHPEALERYPNVDGVVALTHGQGCALDAEGEPLVVLRRTLAGYARHPNFYAVLIVGLGCETNQIDGLVASEHLERGARLRTLTIQQTGGTARTVAAGIEQVQALLADANRVTREPVEAKHLMVGLQCGGSDGYSGITANPALGAAVDRLVAHGGTAILSETPEIYGAEHLLTRRAISREVGKKLITRVRWWEAYCARLNANMNNNPSAGNKAGGLTTILEKSLGAVAKGGTTRLVETYEYAEAVRAHGLVFMDTPGYDPVSATGQVAGGANLICFTTGRGSAYGCAPSPSLKLGTNSTLWQRQEEDIDVNCGRILDGEQTVDQAGEEIFRLMLATASGQRTKSELHGYGQNEFVPWQLGAIM
- a CDS encoding DUF3138 family protein, translated to MKLKAMALMAALAFEGTAYAAGTGNAAGKADKLDAALSALRAQIAELQAEVKTLKAEQRASQSRPNTHGEAAATAEAPAASANAAPAAGQPAPLSSESAAMLTNDDVRQMREQVNNLSLKTDALEDAATHGPIAGLSVTGYIDPVYLYNRARGAGSFQFLNHNAGVYDYYESTIGDVYLDIKKTFGVGPLAPAAELVIEPNRGAGNGLTNERGGVGNNIVTQADATVPLNSLTTLVAGLVPSPIGYEFQPSNQMVTLTHNLLFDFSEPGSILGVGVKGNNATMTRFWQVFIANEQLHTAGTVASGPNNTSHSNWLPSLVVRYDSVPSTALDIGVAGMYGRSTLLSPCASGYGYQCSSSSPFGMMRYIETDLTYTRDKLQLNAQLDYGEQQKGAWNGGTARWYGLSLQGHRKWTSAWLGHMGATLRFDYLDNSANGGGAPNIAYGLSGSVPSVNPTSGFGLDPACWRASTTNGTECKGARRYDLTADLLFYPTDQITVKLEYRHDQANHPVFLMNDGSYSRSNDLLAAQFLYSF
- a CDS encoding SMP-30/gluconolactonase/LRE family protein encodes the protein MQPNEYEVHDARFRALLQPNAQFEKLAGGCMWAEGPVWFPAAEFLAWSDIPNNRMLRWVPGAGVGVFRACSNFSNGNTLDREGRLVTCEHGTRRVTRTEHDGRITVIADRYEGKRLNSPNDVIVRSDGSIWFTDPDYGILSDYEGYRAPSEIGNCNVYRVSPDNGAVTPVADDFAKPNGLAFSPDETRLYVADSGSSHIEGGPHHIRVFDVDAHGTLRNGRVFVDVAPGVPDGMRVDEHGNVWTSAEDGIHCYAPDGTLLGKIFVPETVANLVFGGPNRNRLFIAASTSLYSLYVGVRGAATYGDRS